CGCGTGAAGCCGACGAGACCCGCTTTGGAGGCGCAATAGTGCGCCGCGTCCACCGTCCCCTTATAGGCCAGCTGTGACGCGATGTTGATGATCCGGCCGTAGCGGCGCTCTTTCATCCCATCGAAGAACTGACGCGTGACGAGGAACGCGCCGCGCAGGTTGACCGCCATCGTCTGGTCCCAATCCGAGACCGAAAGCTTGCCGAACGGAATTTCGCTGCAGACGCCCGCTCCGTTCACCAGAATGTCGACCGGTCCGAAAGATCGGCGCGTCCAGTCGCCCAGTCGCGCAACCGATTGATCGTCGGTGACATCGCACTCGACGACTTTCACGTCGGCGCCGCGTGCCTCCAGCTCCGATGCCCACGCCGCGGTGCGCTCCTGATCCTTGAAATGCGCGACAAGAAGCTTTGCTCCGTGCGCGGCAAACAACTCGACGATCGCGCGTCCGATACCGGTATTGCCTCCGGTCACGACGGCCGCTTTTCCTTCGAGGGAGAACGATTCCATGAGTGTCTTCCTTAGCTTTTATGCGTTTGTTCCAGCCAGTGCGCGTATCGGCGAATCCCTTCCGCAAGTGCGACACGCGGGACGTAGTCCAGATCGCGTCTTGCCGCCGAGAGATCGAACTCGTCCTGAAACTCGTCCAGCGGATCGGGACCGTTCGCGAGTTCGATGCTGGCCGCCGGGTAGATGTCCCTCACGATATCCGCGATGTCCGACAGCGTGACTCGCGTTCCTCCGGTCGCGTTGTATGTGCGTCGCGGCAACGCGGGCGCATCGAACGCCTTGAGCAGCGCGGCGGCCGCATCGTCGACGTGGATGAACTGACGATGGAAGTCAGCGCCGAAGTGGAGCGTCGTCGGAAGGCCGGCTCGCGCATTCGTGAGCATGTCCCGAATGACGCAGTCGGTCGTGCGGCGCGGCCCGTACACCCACGAAAGACGAATACTGACCCCGTCGACACCATATTGTTTTGCGTAGGCAGAGACCATCTGCTCGCTCGCGACCTTGCTCGCGCCGTAGAGGCTTTCCGGCTCCATGTGCGAATCTTCCCGCACCGGATCGCCCTTTGCGTGACCATACGCGCTGGTCGACGAACAGAACACGAAGCGCCGCGACTTGTAGATGCGTGCGAGTTCGAGGACATTCGCGGTGCCGACTATATTCACCTGCACCATTGCGTACGGGTTGTCTCGCGCAACCATCGGACCAGAAAACGCGCCGCAATGAATCACGCCGGCAAGGCCGGGGCCGGTCACGGCATGCAGTTGGTGGATGTCGTTCAGATCGCATTGCATGACGTCGACACCTTCGATCCGGCCGGCAAACCGGTCGATTGCAATGA
The Caballeronia sp. NK8 genome window above contains:
- a CDS encoding SDR family NAD(P)-dependent oxidoreductase; its protein translation is MESFSLEGKAAVVTGGNTGIGRAIVELFAAHGAKLLVAHFKDQERTAAWASELEARGADVKVVECDVTDDQSVARLGDWTRRSFGPVDILVNGAGVCSEIPFGKLSVSDWDQTMAVNLRGAFLVTRQFFDGMKERRYGRIINIASQLAYKGTVDAAHYCASKAGLVGFTRALSYEGAPFGVTVNAIAPGPVETAMLAGFTDEWRAMKFAQLPAGRFGQVDEIAPTALLLASETGGAYYMGQTLSPNGGDVMI
- a CDS encoding NAD(P)-dependent oxidoreductase, which translates into the protein MQTESRGSRCRRSQTMSKDRVLVTGAAGLVGNAIARALLDRGDHVIAIDRFAGRIEGVDVMQCDLNDIHQLHAVTGPGLAGVIHCGAFSGPMVARDNPYAMVQVNIVGTANVLELARIYKSRRFVFCSSTSAYGHAKGDPVREDSHMEPESLYGASKVASEQMVSAYAKQYGVDGVSIRLSWVYGPRRTTDCVIRDMLTNARAGLPTTLHFGADFHRQFIHVDDAAAALLKAFDAPALPRRTYNATGGTRVTLSDIADIVRDIYPAASIELANGPDPLDEFQDEFDLSAARRDLDYVPRVALAEGIRRYAHWLEQTHKS